Genomic DNA from Pseudoalteromonas sp. MM1:
CAAGTAATAATCGACTAAGTTACTAGTAATTAAGTACAAACGTGTGAGTTAAGTATTAGCCGAGAGAACAATTAAAGGACGATGCTAAGAAATTATCCCCTTCAACTTCACCTGAAAACACATAATTAATGAGTAATTACCTCACATGGATGTGAGAAAAGCGATGCTTGCACATGGATGTGCTTTCATCGCGTTTACGTTCATATTAATTTTGTGTTTAAAGATAAGTGAAGTTGTGGGGCGCCGTGGGGTTCCAAGGGGCGGTCGGCGGTATCCGCCCCTTGGTTGCCGCCAGCAATCTGGCAATAATCGAATAAAGCTTGAAAGTTAGATGAAAAAGTTAAGCTTTTTTGTTATTGGCCTCTACTTCTAGTGATGCTCTCTGTTCAGCAATCTCATTAGCATCAATTAAAATTACTTTAAAAAATTCTAATTTATCTATTGTTTTTAATATGACTATAACACCGCCATATAGACCGAATAAAAAGGCAAGTGCATATATATAAATTGTACTCCCCTCATTTTTATCAAAAAAATTACTAAATGCGAAATATAAGGTTATGCAGTAGGGAATAATCCCTAGCTTTTCTATTGCACCAACTAAAAAACCTATTCTTCCTTTCGTTCTTTCAATATCGTAATTAAGTCTTCTAATTGATTGAGATAGTTCATAGCTCTGAAATGTTGAAAATTTATTTACAAGGCTTGCATGCAAGCTTATATCGTTCATTATTGGTTTAAAGAAGTCATAGCTGGGGTTTTTTAAGGCGATAAAAGTATTCATCATAAGTGTTATAAAAAGATAAATTACAGGGGTGATGAAAAATATCATTGCAGTATAAGGGTAAGTATTTTCTAAAATGACAGAATAATCAATACTTGAAACAGAGGGGAATACTGCAAATATTATAAAGTAGAGGACTAAAAATTTAGCTAAAAATGATTTCCAGCTCTTAATATTCAAACTACCGAAGAAGTTGCTCTTTAGGTGATCTTGCGATTTTAAAACATCTTCTAACTCATTAAATACTTTTTGCATGTATACAACTCCCTAGTTTGTAGTAGCTAGCTTAATGAAAATGGGTACAATAACAAGTGTTAATCACTAAGTTACTAGTAATTAGGTACAAACGTGTGATTTAAGTGTTAGCCGAGAGAGCAATCAAATGACGATGCTAAGAAATTATCCCCCTTCAATTTCACCTGAAAACACATAATTAATGAGTAATTACTTCGCATGGCGGAGTTTTGTTCCCGACAAATTCCAAGTACCTAAATCCATTTAGGCAATGCGAGTAAAGCGATGCTTACAAATGGGTGAAAAACGTAGTTCTGAACGAGAGGGTAGGGATACCCGAACTGGGCAGCGTACAGGGATGTGAAAGTTGTGTGTTCATCGTGTTTACGTTCATATCATTAATTTAAATTGAGGAGATAGTGTGATCCTCGGGGCGCCGAGAGATTCCAAAGAGAAGTCGGCGGCTACTTCTCTTTGGTTGCCATCGCCAACGCGATATAAGTAAATTATTTCAAAAGCTTCGTTTTTCGCGCGAGCAAGCTTCGCGCCTACGTCGAGTTTTAACAGAACACTTTGATATAACCTGTAGACGCGCAACTTGTTGGCGTTATAAAAGCAGGGCTTTTACGGTGTTAATATTATTAAGTAATGAGAAGCTGCGCTTCTAACGTGAGCAAGCTCGACGTCTACAAGCCAAATTAACCATCGACCATTTAACTTGAGCCAACTCTGCGGTTAATTTTTCCTAAACGGTAAGTACTAATGAGGCAAAACAGGGCAATATTTAATGCACTGCAAACCTTAAATAGGTACACTTATTTGAGGTGTTATTTAAAGGAATGAATAATGATTAAATGGATTTTAGTTTTGCTTAGTTTTATTTCAACGTACGCTTATGCAGGCGAGGCTTACACGCAAAGTAAGTGCGCAAGCATAAAAAAGGAGCGTGAATCTATTCGCTCTCAATTTAGGCAAGGTTATAGCGTTAAAAAAGGTGAGCGATTAACGGCTCGCGATAAAGTGTTATTTAGCCAATTGGCAAAGCACTGTAATAAACTTAGAAAGAGTAATCACTCATACCGTCCACATGCTTCACGTTCAGTAAATACCAACTGGTTACTTAATCAAAAGGTATCAAACATGACTTTGCACAGTGCCAGCTATAAAAACAAAGCTAAGCTTGAGGCGTGGTCTAAATTTTATAAACTGCCTAAACGGTGTCGTAAAAAAGAAATGGAAACAAGCGATTTTGTTTGGTCATTAAACTTACTCAAATTATGTAAAAATTTAATCGATGTTTAATTTTTTTGCAGCGTATGCTTTTTTTTGAGCTTCTAAGTTGAAGAGCATATCTATATCAAAACCAAAATGATGGCTCAATTTAGCCGCTAAGCTAATGCTTAAATCTGAGCCATTAAAAAAACGACTTAGCGTTGATGGATTAACCCCCATTTTATCGGCGGCGGTGCTTGAGTTTATGCCTTTACTGTTAAGTTTGCGTTTAACAATTGAAGATGCCCCTGTTGGTGCAGAAAGTACGCCTATTAAATCTTTGTTTATATTCATGTAATTATGCCTTTCTATAGATATTGGTAACTTAATCAGCAAGGGCTTTTAACCCATATAGTTATTTTCTTTGTTGTTAGATATAAATCATACTAAATAGTTAAGTACAAACGAAAGCTCTTTTGCGTCTGTAACCTTAATGCCTCGGTAAACTTAAACGCGACAGTTAAGACATCCCCCGTGATCACATCCGAAATTTAATTAATGATGAGTAATAGCAGCGCATGGCGGAGTTTTGTTCCCGACAAATTCCAAGTACCTAAATCCATTTAGGCAATGCGCGTTAAGTGATGCTTACAAATGGGTGAAAAACGTAGTTTTGAACGAGAGGGTAGGGATACCCGAACTGGGCAGCGTACAGGGATGTGAAAGTTGTGTGTTCATCGCGTTTACGTTCATATCATTAATTTAAATTGAGGAGATAGTGTGATCCTCGGGGCGCCGAGAGATTCCAAAGAGAAGTCGGCGGCTACTTCTCTTTGGTTGCCATCGCCAACGCGATATAAGTAAATTATTTCAAAAGCTTGGTTTTTCGCGCGAGCAAGCTTCGCGCCTACGTCGAGTTTTAACAGAACACTTTGATATAACCTGTAGACGCGCAACTTGTTGGCGTTATAAAAGCAGGGCTTTTACGGTGTTAATAT
This window encodes:
- a CDS encoding helix-turn-helix transcriptional regulator, with translation MNINKDLIGVLSAPTGASSIVKRKLNSKGINSSTAADKMGVNPSTLSRFFNGSDLSISLAAKLSHHFGFDIDMLFNLEAQKKAYAAKKLNID